The following proteins are co-located in the Acinetobacter shaoyimingii genome:
- a CDS encoding LLM class flavin-dependent oxidoreductase, translating to MGTLQETKFSVLELAPVRDDKTVEFSLKHALELAQHIEKLGYDRLWLAEHHNMDGIASSATAVLLGYLLANTSTLRVGSGGIMLPNHAPLVVAEQFGTLATLYPNRVELGLGRAPGTDQMTMRALRRGRQETEDQFPHDVLEILSYFDDAKPQQRITATPGQGTHVPVWLLGSSLFSAQLAAKLGLPYSFASHFAPRMLGQAIQLYRENFQPSEYLKQPYVSMGVPTVVAETDAEAEYLATSAYQRVLGLMRGHSLKLKPPVESMEGLWNAAEKMSVDNFYAMAQIGSKATVKAGLKSLLERYEVDEFIFTCDIYDTEKRIQNFDLLMQIKKEI from the coding sequence ATGGGTACATTACAAGAAACCAAATTTTCTGTATTAGAACTTGCCCCAGTGCGAGATGATAAAACCGTCGAGTTTTCTTTAAAGCACGCCTTGGAACTGGCACAACACATTGAAAAGCTAGGCTATGACCGTCTTTGGCTTGCAGAACATCACAACATGGATGGCATTGCCAGCTCTGCGACAGCAGTATTATTGGGTTATCTTTTGGCAAATACTTCCACTTTACGTGTAGGTTCAGGCGGTATTATGTTGCCAAACCATGCGCCACTTGTTGTGGCTGAACAATTTGGAACTTTAGCAACCCTATATCCAAATCGAGTTGAACTCGGTCTGGGGCGTGCCCCTGGCACAGATCAAATGACCATGCGTGCTCTGCGTCGTGGTCGACAAGAAACTGAAGATCAATTTCCACATGATGTGCTTGAAATTTTAAGTTATTTTGATGATGCCAAACCTCAGCAAAGAATTACTGCTACACCAGGCCAAGGTACACACGTTCCTGTTTGGTTATTAGGATCCAGTTTGTTCAGTGCCCAATTGGCGGCAAAATTAGGTCTACCCTATTCTTTTGCATCACATTTTGCACCGCGTATGTTGGGACAAGCCATTCAGCTGTATCGTGAAAATTTCCAACCTTCTGAGTATTTAAAACAACCCTATGTTTCGATGGGTGTACCCACTGTAGTCGCTGAAACTGATGCAGAAGCAGAATACTTAGCGACCAGTGCATACCAGCGTGTACTTGGTTTAATGCGTGGACATAGCCTAAAACTTAAACCACCAGTCGAGAGTATGGAAGGATTATGGAATGCCGCTGAAAAAATGTCAGTCGATAATTTTTATGCCATGGCACAAATCGGCTCCAAAGCCACTGTAAAAGCTGGATTGAAAAGCCTATTAGAGCGATATGAGGTGGATGAATTTATTTTCACCTGTGATATTTATGACACTGAAAAAAGAATTCAAAACTTTGATTTGCTCATGCAAATTAAAAAAGAAATCTAG
- the yiaA gene encoding inner membrane protein YiaA: MNHFINKPSSAFIAASWVALLIGASAYFIGLFNAQMLLNEKGYYLVIILYGLFSAVSLQKVVRDRLEGLAVTQIYYGLCWASSVICVVLLAIGLWNATLTLSEKGFYMMAFLLSLFGAVAVQKNIRDLEYYRKFNQPPELGNYNFKSLADDSNASDKEET; the protein is encoded by the coding sequence ATGAACCACTTTATCAACAAACCTTCATCTGCCTTTATTGCTGCAAGTTGGGTCGCATTATTGATTGGGGCTTCGGCTTATTTCATTGGTTTATTTAATGCACAAATGCTTTTGAATGAAAAAGGCTATTATCTGGTGATTATCCTTTACGGCTTATTTTCAGCTGTATCACTGCAAAAAGTGGTCCGAGACCGTTTAGAAGGCTTGGCTGTCACACAAATTTATTATGGATTATGTTGGGCATCCAGCGTGATTTGTGTGGTTTTGCTGGCGATTGGTCTTTGGAATGCAACACTAACTTTAAGTGAAAAAGGCTTCTATATGATGGCTTTTTTACTCAGTTTGTTTGGTGCAGTCGCTGTACAGAAGAATATTCGTGATTTGGAATATTATCGCAAATTCAATCAACCACCAGAATTAGGCAATTATAATTTTAAATCTTTAGCTGATGATTCGAATGCTTCTGATAAAGAAGAAACATAA